TTCACGGTTGACTAGGCTTTATGCAGGCAATGGCAACTTGGAGGGGCCAATTCCAGCAAGCCTGGGAGAGTTGAAGAACCTCTTTGTACTTGATTTGTCAAAGAATTACCATCTTAACGGTTCAATACCAAGAGAGATTTTGAAATTACATAGCTTTTCTTGGTATTTGGACTTGTCATACAATTCCCTTTCTGGACTCATTCCTAGTGAAGTTGGTAGCTTAATAAACCTTAACCGACTTACTCTATCAGGGAACCAGTTTTCTGGTAAGATACCTGACAGTATTCAAAATTGCATAGTGTTGGAATGGTTATCATTAGACAGTAATTTGTTTGAGGGAAGCATACCTCGACCATTGACAAATATAAAGGGGCTCACTAAACTGAACCTGACCATGAATAAGTTCTCTGGTAATATCCCAGCAGCCCTCGGAAATATTATTAGAAACTTACAGGAACTGTACTTAGCACACAACAACTTATCAGGGTCAATCCCAATAGTTCTACAAAATTTGACATCTTTGTCTGAACTGGATATATCCTTCAATAATTTGCAAGGGGAGGTGCCAAACAAAGGTGTTTTCAGAAACATCACTTACTTAGCAGTCACCGGGAATATCAATTTGTGTGGTGGTACAACTCAACTTCATTTGGTTCCATGCCCCAGAAGCTCGTTAAGAAAGACCAACAGAAAGATGCAAAAGTCTCTTGTAATTTTCATAGGGACAGCTGGAGCAATCTTGCTGTCACTTTTAGTTATTCTTCTTGTTTGGATACTTGTCAAGAAGCTCAAACCAAGTCAGAAGAGATTAGAACAAAAATCAATTTTTGATAACCATTACAAGagaatctcatatcatgcattaTTGAGGGGAACTAATGAATTTTCAGAAGCCAACTTACTTGGGAGAGGAAGTTATGGTGCGGTCTATAAGTGTGTTTTGGACAAGGAAGAAAGACCATTGGCTGTCAAGGTATTTAATCTTGGTCAATCTAGGGATTCCAAGAGTTTTGATGCCGAGTGTGAGGCTATGAGAAGGATACGACACCGTTGTCTCGTTAAGATCGTTACTTCTTGTTCGAGCGTCAACCACCAAGGTCACGAATTCAAGGCATTGGTTTTTGAGTTCATGCCAAATGGTAACTTGGATTGTTGGCTTCATACAAAATCTCAAGAGCCCACTGCAAACAACAGGCTCAGCCTCCTCCAAAGGCTTGATATTGCTGTTGATATCATGGACGCAGTAGAATACCTGCACAACTACTGTCAACCATTGGTGATCCATTGCGATCTTAAGCCAAGCAACATACTTCTTACCGAAGACATGAGCGCACGAGTTGGAGACTTTGGCATTTCAAGGATCCTTCAAGAAAATACAAGCGAGGGAATGCATACTTCATATAGCTCAACTGGAATTAGAGGTTCCATAGGCTATGTTGCTCCAGGTGACCGAAACACTTCTAATCTTAtattttcagtttttttttgaTAAAGGGCGCTTTTATTATCTCAAAATGTAGCATCAAGCGATACAAAGCATTTAGAGTATCACCCGGCCTTTGCATaactaggatgcacacagccaaacatAAAAAATctgacaaaaaagaaaaaaaatgacaATTCAGCAACAGTAGAGTCCTATAGACCGACACTATGCCTATGTCGAAACGGTTGGTGGACCGATGCGGAGATTATGCTGCCATCCATGTTGGGTAAAAAACTCCATAGCCACCTGCTCCAATCGCGTACACACCGCCTTGAATAGCGGATGGTACTCCGCACATTGTAGCATAGACCACATACGAAGCGAGTGCGTACAACGAAAAATAACCTGCAAAGGAGAAGCATTTTTGTcattaaaaaccaaatcatttctacatagccaaagcgatCATAGTAAGGCGTACGCTCCCACCCTTATTAGCGTTTTGAACCTATTTGAAATACCGTCCAACCAATGACCAAAAGTATTGGCAACACTTGTGGGCGGATACAAATTTGACGCTATTTGGATGACTGACCATGTAGAACGCGCAAACTTGCATTGAAAAAAGAGATGTTTGATTGTCTCGTTATGAGTACAAAAACAACACTTCTTACTTCCTGGCCAGTTGCGTCGTGCAAGGTTGTCTTTGGTTAACACAACACCTCTACGAAGATACCACATGAATATTTTAACTTTTAGTGGAATCTTTGCCTTCCAGATTTTCTTGTTATTGCTCTCCGGTACCTCAGAATGCGTGAGCGCACGATACAGAGTCTACCGTGAAAGACCCCGATGTAGTAAGGTTCCAGCGAAACACATCACGGCCTTGCGTCAGGTTAATCAGATCTAGACGGGATAAGAGATTATGCCATGACATAAGTCGGGCGCCAACCAAATCCCGCCTGAATGAAATATTCGGCGGGGATGAGCTGAGCACCTGCGCAATAGTATTGTTCTTATCGCGAGCAATGTTGTACAAGGCTGGATATTGTTCTCAGAGACTGGCATTGCCTAGCCAGATGTCTTTCGAGAAACGAATCTCCGACCCGTCCTTTATCGCGAAAGACCCAAAGCGAAAGAGTTGTTTCTTTGCCGCCATTAGGCTAGCCCAAAAGTGTGAGTCGCCAGGTTTCCAATATGCCTGAGACACCGCCTTTTGGCCTAGATACTTGTTGCGCAGCATGGTTTGCCAAACACCATCCTCAGTAAGAAGTTTGAACAACCATTTACTAAGTAGGGCCTCATTCTTGACCTGCAGGTCATgaattccaaggccaccttggtATTTCGGCCTACAAACCATGCTCCATTTGGTCAGCCGGTATTTTTTCTTTTCAccatctccttgccaaaagaatctGGACTTAAACAATCTTTGCAAGACCCCTTTTGGGAGTTGGAAGAAAGAAAGCATATAGAGAACCATATTTGTGAGGACAGAGTTTATCAAAACCATCCGTCCTCCGACTGAGAGCAACTTGCTTTCCAACTGCTCAACCGTTTCTCTAGCCGCTCCTCTACATGCTTCCACTCTGCAATGGTGAGACGTCGATAATGAATCGGTATTCCCAGATATTTGATCGGGAATTGGCCAAGTGCGCAACCAAATAGGTCCGCGTAATCGGCCGCTACCTCGACGGCCTATATTTTCAGTTGTCACTCGAATATGCTATGCTAACCATGAAAGTTCGCATAACTGCAGAGTACGGGGAAGGCTCCATGGTCTCAACAGCTGGTGATATTTATAGTCTTGGCATATTGCTGCTTGAGATGTTCACCGGGAAGAGCCCAACAGAAGGCACATTCAGAGATTCATTGGATCTGCATAAGTTTGTCGAGGATGCTCTTCCAGATAGGTCCATGGAGATAGCTGACCGAACAATCTGGCTGCACAACGGAAAGAATGATAACACTACCAGTATTAGAATGCAGGAGTGCTTGGTTTCAGTCTTCAGGCTTGGCCTCTCATGCTCAAAGCAACAGCCTCGAGACCGAGCACTGACGAGAGATGTAGTGGCAGAGATGCACACTATTAGAGACGCCTACCTCAAGTTTATAGCGGAGCATCAAGGACAATAGAAGCCTCAACTCGAGAAACTCAGAACAACTTCTAGTAAACCAGCCGGTACGAGACGTGATTCAATATAATAATAAATGCATGCATTGTTTCATTTAGTAATTGTTCTCAGAGCTATCTATGTCTTTACAGCTGTATCAAATAAATGCAGAACCATGGTGTTCTGCAATAACATCACTAGAGCAAGTTTTAGAGAGTTTCATAAATGAAGCAGTGTACTTGTTTTTCCATTATCAAAACTGTACACATGGAGGCAACATTATCGGTTCATGCTTCAAATAAACAGGTAGATGGAAGTTGTAGATTGTTCCAGAATT
The sequence above is a segment of the Aegilops tauschii subsp. strangulata cultivar AL8/78 chromosome 6, Aet v6.0, whole genome shotgun sequence genome. Coding sequences within it:
- the LOC109776006 gene encoding uncharacterized protein; this encodes MTKTIGVIAMSLLCSLVAVQLIVAVSAAGDEAALLAFKAQLSHGDSLASCNSTADFCSWEGVTCHRRPGRVVALRLNGTGIAGALTPAIGNLTFLPMLDLSFNSLHGDIPASLGRLRRLRSLHLYDNSFSGTLPANLSSCVSMIDMRLDNNTIGGYIPTELGEKLTYLARITLRNNTFTGTIPSSLANLSHLQSLDLSTNQLVGSIPPELGSIRSMRYFSLAGNNISGMLPPSLYNWSSLEFLHVGFNMLYGSIPDNIGNKFPKMKALSLSSNNVIGVLPSSLSNMSDLTILDLWKNKFSGYVPPTLGRRGALQQLTLVDNKLEADDNKGWEFITSLANCSQLERLELGINSFGGQLPASIVNLSTTLYDLYIADNRVSGVIPTDIGNLVGLRRLIIANTSISGVIPESVGKLQNLINLGLYNNSLVGLIPPTLGNLSRLTRLYAGNGNLEGPIPASLGELKNLFVLDLSKNYHLNGSIPREILKLHSFSWYLDLSYNSLSGLIPSEVGSLINLNRLTLSGNQFSGKIPDSIQNCIVLEWLSLDSNLFEGSIPRPLTNIKGLTKLNLTMNKFSGNIPAALGNIIRNLQELYLAHNNLSGSIPIVLQNLTSLSELDISFNNLQGEVPNKGVFRNITYLAVTGNINLCGGTTQLHLVPCPRSSLRKTNRKMQKSLVIFIGTAGAILLSLLVILLVWILVKKLKPSQKRLEQKSIFDNHYKRISYHALLRGTNEFSEANLLGRGSYGAVYKCVLDKEERPLAVKVFNLGQSRDSKSFDAECEAMRRIRHRCLVKIVTSCSSVNHQGHEFKALVFEFMPNGNLDCWLHTKSQEPTANNRLSLLQRLDIAVDIMDAVEYLHNYCQPLVIHCDLKPSNILLTEDMSARVGDFGISRILQENTSEGMHTSYSSTGIRGSIGYVAPEYGEGSMVSTAGDIYSLGILLLEMFTGKSPTEGTFRDSLDLHKFVEDALPDRSMEIADRTIWLHNGKNDNTTSIRMQECLVSVFRLGLSCSKQQPRDRALTRDVVAEMHTIRDAYLKFIAEHQGQ